From a single Lolium rigidum isolate FL_2022 chromosome 7, APGP_CSIRO_Lrig_0.1, whole genome shotgun sequence genomic region:
- the LOC124676633 gene encoding MEIOTIC F-BOX protein MOF-like codes for MARTMGPSGKRPAGNADRLSDLPDGLIHYIMSFLTVREAVQTCMLSRRWEDLWCSMPFISIDEQDFRPSAIGLGSEYLDDDYEDEFEDDIDYTRFEDFVTNLLMFHSAPTLDSFRFHAVCHAVSHREIKFINSWLCRCIKRCPKVVEIHSTGDCKLPRFGSGSSRLSRLHLTGITLDRTFARQLPCSSYPVLEDLELKRCKLDDDAEIASCTLKNLTIEDCTTSNPSALTIKAPSLTYLQLFITAFGQNWHAVTVDEMPFLVKATIRLKHSTAILPCKLLYSLIYVRDLELTGLRTLDNLHIGSGTFPVFHNLRSLLLDKCDLSDNCDILGSFLNNAPCLEKLTLQLCELPEGSNKSKGGGNMEKTSLEYQDTASFQCPSLKWTEIKYRDDDDVQKLFNLILGVWRNLQKTGIEIKKASRSYSML; via the exons ATGGCACGGACGATGGGCCCTTCCGGCAAACGGCCCGCTGGCAACGCCGACAGGTTAAGTGATCTCCCTGATGGTCTCATCCACTATATCATGTCGTTCCTCACGGTCCGGGAGGCCGTGCAGACGTGCATGCTGTCACGGCGCTGGGAGGACCTATGGTGCTCCATGCCTTTCATCAGCATCGATGAGCAGGACTTCCGCCCCTCCGCAATCGGACTGGGATCAGAGTATTTGGACGACGACTATGAGGATGAGTTTGAGGATGACATTGACTACACTAGGTTTGAGGATTTCGTCACCAATCTGCTCATGTTTCACAGcgcaccaacattggatagcttCCGGTTCCATGCTGTTTGCCATGCCGTTTCTCATCGTGAGATCAAGTTTATCAACTCATGGCTATGCCGTTGCATCAAGCGATgccccaaagtggtggagatccaTTCGACCGGCGATTGTAAATTACCACGTTTTGGTTCCGGTTCTTCACGCCTAAGCAGGCTGCATCTTACAGGGATTACTCTGGATAGAACTTTTGCACGGCAACTTCCTTGTTCTAGCTACCCGGTCCTGGAGGATTTGGAGCTCAAGCGCTGCAAGCTTGACGATGATGCAGAAATTGCATCTTGCACACTCAAGAATTTAACCATCGAGGATTGTACAACTTCCAATCCCAGTGCGTTGACTATCAAAGCTCCGTCTCTTACTTACTTGCAGCTGTTCATTACTGCTTTTGGTCAGAACTGGCATGCTGTTACAGTAGATGAGATGCCGTTCCTCGTCAAAGCCACCATTCGCTTGAAACACTCCACAGCGATACTGCCTTGCAAGCTTCTCTACAGCCTAATTTATGTCAGAGATTTAGAACTGACTGGTCTTCGAACGCTG GATAATTTACACATTGGATCGGGTACTTTCCCAGTGTTCCATAATTTGAGAAGCTTACTGCTCGACAAATGTGATCTGAGTGACAACTGTGATATACTGGGAAGCTTTCTGAACAATGCCCCTTGTTTAGAGAAGCTTACTCTGCAACTATGCGAG CTTCCAGAAGGTTCCAACAAAAGCAAAGGAGGAGGAAATATGGAGAAGACATCTCTAGAATATCAGGACACTGCATCTTTCCAGTGCCCAAGCCTGAAGTGGACTGAAATCAAATACCGAGACGACGACGATGTTCAGAAATTGTTTAATCTTATACTTGGCGTTTGGAGGAACCTGCAGAAGACTGGTATTGAGATTAAGAAGGCTTCAAGAAGTTACTCTATGCTGTGA
- the LOC124671972 gene encoding immune-associated nucleotide-binding protein 9-like: MGGGGNDGDGDWAVLPCPPLAEVTLALVGKIGTGKSATANCILGKDAFASERSYVSVTETCQKSSTTFQDGCVTRTVNVIDTPGLFDMEISIEDARKEIVKCIEMSKHGIHALLMVFSAESRFSCEEQKTVESIKLFFGDKILDHVILVFTRGDEVGNEVAWKKMLAGKSPEYLKNMLKLCQNRVVLFDNKTSNVEHREMQRKKLLDVVDSVISNNYGRAFSCQMFSHVQEVHDRHDEVSVDGYSAEMINERLTQITKTVDENLNSTEEEIRRLRDSLEKSQKEHDNVRQEITNAENLKRLDDEKHNEQKEEINKLKEELEKERQEAKKRTEQEIKRLMESLEKANAEKDNYKSMYEKKCIIM; this comes from the exons ATGGGCGGAGGGGGCAATGACGGCGACGGCGACTGGGCGGTGCTGCCCTGCCCTCCCCTTGCCGAAGTTACGCTTGCTCTGGTCGGGAAAATTGGGACTGGGAAGAGCGCCACCGCAAATTGCATCCTCGGAAAGGATGCATTTGCGTCGGAGCGCTCCTATGTAAGCGTCACTGAAACTTGCCAGAAAAGTAGCACGACATTCCAAGATGGCTGTGTCACCCGCACTGTGAATGTTATTGACACCCCAG GCTTATTTGACATGGAGATTTCAATTGAAGATGCACGTAAAGAGATCGTCAAGTGTATAGAGATGAGTAAGCATGGCATCCATGCATTGCTTATGGTATTCTCTGCTGAATCACGATTTTCTTGTGAAGAGCAGAAGACTGTTGAGTCAATTAAACTCTTTTTTGGTGATAAAATCCTTGATCACGTTATATTAGTTTTCACTCGTGGAGATGAAGTAGGGAACGAGGTTGCTTGGAAGAAAATGCTAGCTGGGAAATCCCCTGAATATCTCAAG AACATGTTAAAACTGTGTCAAAATAGGGTTGTTCTTTTTGACAACAAGACCAGTAATGTGGAGCACCGTGAAATGCAGCGGAAAAAATTGCTTGATGTAGTTGACTCTGTTATATCAAATAATTATGGCAGAGCCTTTTCCTGTCAGATGTTCTCTCACGTTCAG GAAGTTCATGACAGACATGATGAGGTTAGTGTTGATGGATATTCTGCAGAAATGATTAATGAGCGACTGACACAAATCACTAAGACG GTTGATGAGAATCTGAACAGTACAGAAGAGGAGATCCGAAGGCTCAGGGATAGCCTGGAAAAATCTCAAAAGGAACATGATAATGTTCGACAAGAAATTACAAATGCAGAGAATTTGAAAAGGCTAGATGACGAAAAGCATAATGAGCAGAAAGAGGAGATTAACAAACTTAAAGAGGAACTGGAAAAAGAAAGGCAGGAAGCAAAGAAACGCACAGAACAAGAGATCAAGAGGCTCATGGAGAGCCTTGAGAAGGCTAATGCAGAAAAAGACAACTACAAAAGTATGTACGAGAAGAAGTGCATAATTATGTAA
- the LOC124678225 gene encoding MEIOTIC F-BOX protein MOF-like, producing the protein MEPSGKRPVGADDRLSDLPDGLLHTIMSFLTAREAVQMGLLSRRWEGLWCSMPCINIDEQEFLPETEGWDTEDEDNCRARFEDFVSTLLLFHSAPTLDVFRFNVVLVQLSNRELVDRWLRRGIKRCPKVVEIRSFYHKLPHLGSSSSRLKRLHLTAVTLDGTFTQQLRSGCPVLDDLELKFCRFHNIAEIVSCTLKNLTIQHCRHDLHNTLIIKAPSLAYLQLVIDGNGSDRNWAGGVVVSDMPFLIKAIICLRNSYSNIPKVPCKLLFSLINVKYLELTGFDTLANLHVGSYTFPVFHNVRTLMLHGCDLSDNFEFLGCFLSNAPALEKLTLQCCMLPEGEVKIKTGGNPKSTSQEYQATPTFQCPSLKWTEIKYKEDGDVQKVFDLLLGVWRNLQKTTIVIKKA; encoded by the exons ATGGAACCCTCTGGCAAACGTCCTGTTGGCGCCGACGACAGGCTAAGTGATCTCCCTGATGGCCTCCTTCACACTATCATGTCTTTCCTCACGGCCCGGGAGGCCGTGCAGATGGGCTTGCTGTCGCGGAGGTGGGAGGGCCTCTGGTGCTCCATGCCTTGCATCAACATCGACGAGCAGGAGTTCCTTCCAGAGACAGAGGGTTGGGATACAGAAGATGAGGACAACTGTCGTGCTAGGTTTGAGGATTTCGTCAGCACCCTGCTGTTATTTCACAGTGCACCAACACTGGATGTGTTCCGGTTTAACGTTGTTCTTGTTCAGTTGAGCAACCGTGAACTTGTCGACCGGTGGTTACGCCGTGGAATCAAACGCTgccccaaagtggtggagatacgTTCATTTTACCATAAATTGCCGCATTTGGGTTCCAGTTCTTCGCGCCTCAAGAGGTTACATCTTACAGCAGTTACTTTGGACGGAACTTTCACACAGCAGCTTCGTTCTGGCTGCCCTGTCCTGGATGATTTGGAGCTCAAGTTTTGCAGGTTTCACAATATTGCAGAAATTGTTTCTTGCACACTCAAGAACTTGACAATTCAGCACTGTAGACATGACCTTCATAACACACTGATTATCAAAGCGCCATCTCTTGCTTATTTACAGCTGGTCATCGATGGTAATGGTAGTGATCGTAACTGGGCTGGTGGTGTTGTAGTAAGCGACATGCCATTCCTCATCAAAGCCATCATTTGCTTAAGAAATTCGTACTCCAACATACCGAAAGTGCCATGCAAGCTTCTTTTCAGCCTGATTAACGTGAAGTATCTAGAACTGACTGGTTTTGACACACTG GCCAATCTTCATGTGGGGTCGTATACTTTCCCGGTGTTTCATAATGTTAGAACCTTGATGCTCCACGGATGTGATCTAAGTGACAACTTTGAGTTTCTGGGATGCTTTCTAAGCAATGCACCTGCTTTAGAGAAGCTTACTCTGCAATGCTGCATG CTTCCAGAAGGTGAGGTGAAAATCAAAACTGGTGGAAATCCAAAGTCAACGTCTCAAGAATATCAGGCCACACCAACTTTCCAGTGCCCAAGCCTGAAGTGGACTGAAATCAAATACAAGGAGGACGGTGATGTTCAGAAAGTATTTGACCTTTTGCTTGGCGTTTGGAGGAACCTCCAGAAGACTACCATTGTGATTAAGAAGGCTTGA